In Clupea harengus chromosome 13, Ch_v2.0.2, whole genome shotgun sequence, one DNA window encodes the following:
- the chst15 gene encoding carbohydrate sulfotransferase 15 isoform X2, whose amino-acid sequence MDYKYGRLSLPVQAEDFKRGPVLQSVGDRSMSLLALVEVNRGQWWPWGHKKVKLYSFLFGLTVAFLITASYVLNGDKKGLLLTPSPYHVQVVSNTGHHPYNLTFIRDYASVKEVVKSIVAKVEFSHRRVPDLKQLLENEPHIFSVIPRKFLTSIKNPCWFEEHTGNGTADPYGKNVYALYSRRFQAIYEYLRSALREHLYEQGGKRYRLRCLPYFYIMGQPKCGTTDLYDRLRRHPDVRFTTMKEPHWWTRKRFGIIRLSDGFNARYPMKDYLDLLDLAAFQIHDNLLGNRSKGRAKRDIIIGEASASTMWDNNAWVYFYHNGTEEEPPFLVQDFIHAVQPDAKFIVMLRDPVERLYSDYLYFGLANKSVEDFHERVSESLQLLEACLSESSLRSCVYNTSLNVAMPVRLQVGLYIVYLLDWMSVYSKEQILVLRLEDHAANCKKTMHKVFRFLSLGSLSVEKEAEITRSPASNTRRPADLHLGPMLPATRDLLQQFYQPFNQRLAKMLQDKAFLWTQP is encoded by the exons ATGGACTACAAATATGGCCGTCTTAGCCTCCCTGTCCAGGCTGAGGACTTCAAAAGGGGGCCTGTCCTGCAAAGCGTGGGCGATAGGTCGATGAGCCTGCTGGCTCTGGTGGAGGTGAACAGGGGGCAATGGTGGCCCTGGGGCCACAAGAAGGTCAAGCTTTACAGTTTCCTGTTTGGACTGACAGTGGCCTTCCTGATCACGGCATCCTACGTCCTTAATGGTGACAAGAAGGGTCTTCTGCTGACCCCGTCGCCATACCACGTGCAGGTCGTGAGTAATACAGGACATCACCCTTATAACCTGACCTTCATCAGAGACTATGCCAGTGTCAAAGAGGTGGTGAAGAGCATTGTAGCCAAAGTGGAGTTCAGCCATCGAAGAGTGCCTGACCTTAAACAGCTGCTGGAAAATGAACCACAT ATATTTTCCGTCATCCCTCGGAAGTTCCTCACCAGCATCAAAAACCCCTGCTGGTTCGAGGAGCACACTGGAAATGGCACCGCTGACCCTTACGGGAAGAACGTGTACGCCCTCTACTCACGCCGCTTCCAGGCCATCTACGAATACCTGAGGAGCGCTTTAAGGGAACACCTGTACGAACAGGGAGGGAAACGGTACCGCCTGCGATGCCTCCCTTACTTCTACATCATGGGTCAGCCTAAGTGTGGCACCACGGACCTGTACGACCGCCTACGCCGGCACCCCGACGTCCGCTTCACTACCATGAAGGAGCCTCACTGGTGGACTAGAAAGAGATTTG GTATCATTAGGCTGAGTGATGGTTTCAATGCTCGCTACCCCATGAAGGACTACCTGGATCTGCTTGACCTGGCAGCCTTTCAGATTCACGACAATCTCCTGGGAAACCGATCCAAAGGTCGTGCCAAGCGGGACATCATTATAG gtgAAGCCAGTGCTTCAACGATGTGGGACAACAATGCTTGGGTATATTTCTACCACaatgggacagaggaggagcCGCCATTCTTGGTGCAGGACTTCATCCACGCCGTCCAGCCTGATGCCAAATTCATTGTGATGCTCAGAGATCCAGTCGAGAG acTCTACTCTGACTACTTGTACTTCGGCCTGGCCAACAAGTCAGTGGAGGACTTCCACGAGAGGGTGTCGGAGTCACTGCAGCTGTTGGAGGCGTGCCTGTCTGAGAGCTCCCTGCGTTCCTGTGTGTACAACACCTCCCTCAACGTCGCCATGCCC gtAAGACTGCAGGTTGGCCTGTACATAGTGTACTTACTGGACTGGATGTCCGTTTACAGCAAAGAGCAGATCCTAGTTCTTCGCCTGGAAGATCATGCAGCCAACTGCAAAAAAACAATGCACAAAGTCTTCAGATTCCTCAGTTTAG GATCCCTGTCAGTGGAGAAGGAGGCTGAGATCACTAGGAGTCCAGCGTCCAACACCAGGAGACCAGCTGACCTGCACCTGGGCCCCATGCTGCCTGCAACCAGGGACCTCCTCCAGCAGTTTTACCAGCCCTTCAACCAGAGACTAGCCAAGATGCTGCAGGACAAG GCCTTTCTATGGACGCAACCCTGA
- the chst15 gene encoding carbohydrate sulfotransferase 15 isoform X1: MDYKYGRLSLPVQAEDFKRGPVLQSVGDRSMSLLALVEVNRGQWWPWGHKKVKLYSFLFGLTVAFLITASYVLNGDKKGLLLTPSPYHVQVVSNTGHHPYNLTFIRDYASVKEVVKSIVAKVEFSHRRVPDLKQLLENEPHIFSVIPRKFLTSIKNPCWFEEHTGNGTADPYGKNVYALYSRRFQAIYEYLRSALREHLYEQGGKRYRLRCLPYFYIMGQPKCGTTDLYDRLRRHPDVRFTTMKEPHWWTRKRFGIIRLSDGFNARYPMKDYLDLLDLAAFQIHDNLLGNRSKGRAKRDIIIGEASASTMWDNNAWVYFYHNGTEEEPPFLVQDFIHAVQPDAKFIVMLRDPVERLYSDYLYFGLANKSVEDFHERVSESLQLLEACLSESSLRSCVYNTSLNVAMPVRLQVGLYIVYLLDWMSVYSKEQILVLRLEDHAANCKKTMHKVFRFLSLGSLSVEKEAEITRSPASNTRRPADLHLGPMLPATRDLLQQFYQPFNQRLAKMLQDKAFLWTQP; the protein is encoded by the exons ATGGACTACAAATATGGCCGTCTTAGCCTCCCTGTCCAGGCTGAGGACTTCAAAAGGGGGCCTGTCCTGCAAAGCGTGGGCGATAGGTCGATGAGCCTGCTGGCTCTGGTGGAGGTGAACAGGGGGCAATGGTGGCCCTGGGGCCACAAGAAGGTCAAGCTTTACAGTTTCCTGTTTGGACTGACAGTGGCCTTCCTGATCACGGCATCCTACGTCCTTAATGGTGACAAGAAGGGTCTTCTGCTGACCCCGTCGCCATACCACGTGCAGGTCGTGAGTAATACAGGACATCACCCTTATAACCTGACCTTCATCAGAGACTATGCCAGTGTCAAAGAGGTGGTGAAGAGCATTGTAGCCAAAGTGGAGTTCAGCCATCGAAGAGTGCCTGACCTTAAACAGCTGCTGGAAAATGAACCACAT ATATTTTCCGTCATCCCTCGGAAGTTCCTCACCAGCATCAAAAACCCCTGCTGGTTCGAGGAGCACACTGGAAATGGCACCGCTGACCCTTACGGGAAGAACGTGTACGCCCTCTACTCACGCCGCTTCCAGGCCATCTACGAATACCTGAGGAGCGCTTTAAGGGAACACCTGTACGAACAGGGAGGGAAACGGTACCGCCTGCGATGCCTCCCTTACTTCTACATCATGGGTCAGCCTAAGTGTGGCACCACGGACCTGTACGACCGCCTACGCCGGCACCCCGACGTCCGCTTCACTACCATGAAGGAGCCTCACTGGTGGACTAGAAAGAGATTTG GTATCATTAGGCTGAGTGATGGTTTCAATGCTCGCTACCCCATGAAGGACTACCTGGATCTGCTTGACCTGGCAGCCTTTCAGATTCACGACAATCTCCTGGGAAACCGATCCAAAGGTCGTGCCAAGCGGGACATCATTATAG gtgAAGCCAGTGCTTCAACGATGTGGGACAACAATGCTTGGGTATATTTCTACCACaatgggacagaggaggagcCGCCATTCTTGGTGCAGGACTTCATCCACGCCGTCCAGCCTGATGCCAAATTCATTGTGATGCTCAGAGATCCAGTCGAGAG acTCTACTCTGACTACTTGTACTTCGGCCTGGCCAACAAGTCAGTGGAGGACTTCCACGAGAGGGTGTCGGAGTCACTGCAGCTGTTGGAGGCGTGCCTGTCTGAGAGCTCCCTGCGTTCCTGTGTGTACAACACCTCCCTCAACGTCGCCATGCCC gtAAGACTGCAGGTTGGCCTGTACATAGTGTACTTACTGGACTGGATGTCCGTTTACAGCAAAGAGCAGATCCTAGTTCTTCGCCTGGAAGATCATGCAGCCAACTGCAAAAAAACAATGCACAAAGTCTTCAGATTCCTCAGTTTAG GATCCCTGTCAGTGGAGAAGGAGGCTGAGATCACTAGGAGTCCAGCGTCCAACACCAGGAGACCAGCTGACCTGCACCTGGGCCCCATGCTGCCTGCAACCAGGGACCTCCTCCAGCAGTTTTACCAGCCCTTCAACCAGAGACTAGCCAAGATGCTGCAGGACAAGGCCTTCCTATGGACGCAACCCTGA